GTAGCCGCGTTCACCGAGGTACCGGCCGCCGGCGGCCAGAGCGTCGAGGTCGGCGACCTGGTAGGCGGAGTGCACGTACCCGGTCTCGGGGCCGAGGTGCATGGCGAGGGTGTGGTGGTCGGCGGGGCGGCTGCCGAGGTCGCAGCGGATGAAGGCCATGGTGGGGCCGCGGTCGCGCTGGCCGTCGAGGTAGAGGAAGTCGCTGACGATCAGGCCGAGGTGCGTGAGGTACCAGTCGAGGGCGCGGCGGAAGACCCGTGTGGACAGGACGAGATGGCCCAGCCGCTCGATCCGGGCGGGGGCGTGCTCGGGGCGCTGGGTGGCGTTGAACCTGGCGACGGCGGTGCCGGTGTTGACGACCAGGGGCTGCTGGACGGGCAGGGCGGGCAGCTCCTGGACGCCGTGCACCACGCGGACCGGCAGGCCGGAGGGGTCGAGGAGGTCGACGCACCGGCCGCCGCCGTGGTCGGTGATCGCGCGGACGCTGCGACCGGTGGCCCTGGCGAGGCGGTTCAGGTCCTCCGCGTCGGCGGCCTTGAAGGCGGGCCCGATGAACCGGGAGCCGGGCCCCTTGCGGATCACCAGGCAGTGCGTACCGGCCAGGGCGCCGCGCAGGTACAGGGCGTCATCGGTACAGGCGTCGACGGTGAATCCGAAGTCGCGGGCGAAGGTCTCGGCGCGGCCGAGATCCGGTTTGGTGAACTCCAGCCAGGCGATGTCGGTGACCTTGATGACGGGCTGGGGTGCGCGGCCGGGGTGTTCGCCGCGCAGCGCGCCCTGCTCGCTGTGCAGGCCCTGGTGGGCGTCCGCGGGGGTTGTGTTCATGGTCGGGTTCCGTTCACCGGGGGCGGATGGTGACTTCGGGTGTGCCCCGCCGGCCGTGGCAGCGGCCGGCGGGGCGCGCACGGTGGGGCGGCGGTGGCGGTCTACCGTGCGAGCAGGGTGTCGAGCGCGGCGGCGAGGTCGGCGGCGAGGTCGCCGTCGGTGTTCGCGGCACGCCAGCCGATGAAGCGGTCCGGGCGGACGAGGACGGCCCCGTCGGTCGCGTGGCCGCGGTCGCGGGTCCAGGTGGAGCGCGGGTCGCGGTGGTCACCCTCGACGTGGCCGATGCGGACCGCGTCGAGCGGGATGCCCGTGCGGGCGGCGATCTTGTCTGCGGCGTCGCACCAGGCCTGGCCGTCCTCGCCGGCGATCAGGAGGAAACGGCCGGGCCGCACCAGCCGGGCCAGGGCGAGTTCGGCGCCGTCCTCGTCGTGCAGGAGGGCGTGTGGCAGCGGGTGGCCGGGGCGGGCGGCCGGCCGGTAGAGCCGGACGGGGTCGGGGTTGTGCGGTGCCTCGGTGCCGTCGGGGACGACGGCGGCGGAGTCGTAGGTGTAGCCGAACTCGACGCCGAGTTCGTTGAACTCCATCGACTGGGCGGCGACGGTGCGCAGGAAGGTGCGGCGGAACGCGGTGTCGTCCGCCTCCCGGCTCCACAGCCGCCGGGCCTGTGCCCAGTTCTCCTCCTCGTCGGCCTGCGGACCGCCGCCGAACAGGGAGTTGATGTGGAGCTGGTTGAGCGCGTTCTCCAGGGCGCGCTGGACGTTGCGGGCGTCGACGGGGCGGCGCTCGGCCTCGTAGGTGTCGAGCAGCGCCTCACCGGCGTGGCCCTTCAGGACGGCGGCGAGCTTCCAGGTGAGGTTCTGCACGTCGTGCATGGCGGAGGTGAGGCCGAGGCCGCCGGTGGGCGGGTGGCGGTGCGCGGCGTCGCCGGCCAGGAAGACCCGGCCGTCGCGGAAGCGGTCCGCGGTCACGCCTTCGACGGACCATCTGGAGATCATGTGGACCGTGACCGCGTCGGCCGGGATGCCGAGGCCGACGTACATGTCGGCGAGCACGGCCTCGTCGTCCAGGGCACGGCTGTCGTCCGGGCCGTAGTGCAGGTGGAAGACCCACTCCTCGGAGTCCGGGCCCCAGTGGTCGGGACCCATCGGGACGAGCACGCCTCCGGCGCCAATTCGGGGCAGCCACATCCAGCGGATCAGCACCTCCGGGTCGCGGGCCCACCGGGAGAGGTCGGCGGTGATGTGGAAGGAGACCATGCGGGCGACGTCGCGCAGGCCCTCCTGCCGGATGCCGAGCGCCGGGCCGACGGTGCGGCCGCCGTCGGCGCCGATCACGTACCGGGCGCGGACCCGGTAACTCTCGCCGGTGCCCCGGTCGGTGACGGTGGCGGTGACGCCGTCCTCGTCCTGCTCGAATGCGGTCAGCTCCTGGTTGAAGCGCACTGCGTCGGGGGCGAGTTGCTCGGCGCGGGCCCGCAGGTGCGGCTCCAGGCGGATCTGCGGGAGGTTGGCCTGTCGTTCGGGGCTGGCGGCGAGCCAGTCCGGGGAGCTGCCGCCGCCGCCCCAGGCCTCCATCCGGACCAGCCGGCGGCCGTGGTCCTCACTGTCGCCGTTCAGGCCGACGTACCAGCCGGAGTGGGACATGTTGGCGGCGGGGGCGGAGGCGGCGTAGATCGCCTCGGCGGTGCCCACGTCGCGCATGATCTCCATCGCGCGCTGGTTGAGCACGTGGGCCTTGGGGAGGATCGAGGTGCCGGGCCAGGCGTTGACCAGCAGGGACTCGATGCCCATGGTGCTGAGCAGCATGGACGCGGTGAGGCCTGCTCCGCCGCCGCCGACGATCAGGACGGGTACTTCGAGGTCGTTCATGGGTGCTCCGAGGGTGGGGGTCAGGCCAGGCGGGGGAAGAGGGCAAGGGCGTTGCCGGCGTTGACGGCGGCCAGGCTTTCCCGGTCGAGGCCGTCGTACCGGTCGAGTCCGCCACTGAAGTGGGCGACGGCGATTTCGGGGGCGAACGGCCAGTCACTGCCGAACAGCACGTGGCCGGGGCGGGCGAACGCGAGCAGGCTGGGCAGTGCGGCGGGGCTGGAGGACAGCGCGGTGTCGAAGTAGAAGCCCGCGAGGTCCTCGAAGATCTGGTCCAGGCCGCGGCCGGTCTCGGCGAAGAGCGCGGCGGCGATCCGGTGCGAGGCGTACGGGAGGAAGCCGCCGCCGTGCGAGAGGACGATCTTCAGGTCGGGGTAGCGGCGCGGGACGTCGTTCAGGACGAGGTTGACGGCCGCACGGGTGGTGTCCAGCAGGAAGTCCGCGGCGAACGGCGGGATGCCCGGCACCGGCGGAGCGGGCAGGTCGGAGGGGTGGACGTGGACCACCGCGCCGCGCCGGTCGAGTTCGGCGAGCAGGTCGTCGTGCGCGGGGTCGCCGAGGTACACGCCGCCGTTGTTGGCCAGCAGGGACACCCCGTCGGCGGCGAGGTCGTCCAGCGCGTGGGTGACGGCGTCCAGCGCGGCATCGAGGTCGGGCAGCGGCACGGTGGCGAGGAAGCCGAAGCGGTCCGGGCGGTCCTTGACCAGTTCGGCGCTGTACTCGTTGACGACCCGGGCCATCCGGGCGGCTTCGACGCCTTCGCCGAGCCAGGTGCCGGGGGTGGACAGCGAGAGGACGGCCGTGCGGACGCGGTAGGCGTCCATCAGCGCGAGGGCGCTGTTCGGGCTCCAGCCGGGCAGTTCGCGCCCGCCGGAGGCGTCGATGCCCTTGGCGCGCAGCCAGGCGGTGTACTGCGGTGGGAGAACGTGATGGTGGACGTCGACGCGGCTCACGGCGTTCCTCGGCGAGTGGGGGTTTGAGGGGTGGGTGGGATCGTCGGCCGCGGGTCAGCCGACGGCGAGCAGGACGAGGTCGGTCGGGCCAGCCGGCGCGGGCGGGCGGATGTCGAGCGGTCGGAGGTCGAGCGGTCGGAGGTCAGGTCGCGTACTGCCAGTCGAGGGCGTATCGGTCCAGGGCGGCGGCGACCTCGCGCTGCCGGGTCTCGTCGCCGGGGCGGGGCACCAGGACGCGGATGCCGCCGTCCAGCGGTGTACACGTGATGTCGTCGAGCGTGATGTCCGGTGCCAGCGCGGCGAGTTCGGCGTGGACGACGCGGCGGGCGGCGTCCATCCGCAGACCGAGCTTGTACGGCTTGCCGACGGCGGTCAGCGGCAGCGCCCCGAGGACGACCACCTCCTTGGGCACCGCGGCGCGCTCGGGTACCCGGTCGGAGGCCCAGGCGAGCAGGTCGGCGGGCCGGGCCGGGGATGCGGCGACGAGGGTGACGTAGACGACCGGTACCTCCCCGGCGTGGATGTCGGGCCGGCCGACGGCTCCGGCGCCGGTGACGTCCGGGTGGGCCAGCAGGGCGTCCTCGATCGCGGCGGGGTCGATGTTGTGCCCGCCCCGGATGATCAGGTCCTTGGCGCGGCCTACGAGGTACACGAAGCCGTCCTCGTCGACGCGCGCGAGGTCGCCGGTCTCCAGCCAGCCGTCGACGACCTTGCCGGTGTGCTCCAGCCGCGGCCCGTCGGCCGTGCTCCCGGCGACGTATCCGGCGAACACGGTGGGGCCGCCGATCGCCAGCGTGCCGACCTGACCGACCGGCAGGTCCTGCCACCGGCCGGTGTCCGGGTCGATCCGCACCGTCTTGACCCGCTGGTACGGCAGGCGCTGGCCGACCGATCCGGGGCGGTGGTGGGCGGGGAAGCTGCGGGCGGAGGCGCAGGTGGCCTCGGTCAGGCCGTAGCCCTCGCAGAGCGGGACACCGGTGTGGTGTTCGAACGCCGCGCGGACGGCGGCCGGCAGCGGGGAGGCGCCTACGGCGGCGAACCGCAGGGTGGAGAGATCCGCGTCGACCGGGATCTGCGCGAGAACGGCGTAGACGGTCGGGACGGCGGACATCGCAGCGATCCGGTAGTGCTCGACCAGCTTCCAGAACACGCCGTACAGGGCGGGCTCCCGGTACCCCAGCGGCCCCGCCCACACCACCTGCTGGCCGCGCAGCAACGGCGCCAGCAGCGTGACGACCAGGGCGTTGACGTGGAAGAGCGGGAGCGCGGCGAGCATCACCGAGTCGGCGTCCAGCATGGTGGTCGCCGCGATCATCCACGCGTCGGTGACCTCGTTGCGGTGCGTGTGGGCGGCGAGCTTGGGGGTGCCGGTGGTGCCGCCGGTGTGGAAGTACGCGGCCAGGTCGTCGGCGCTCGGCGGCTCGATGCCGTCCAGCCGGTCGTCGGGGTGACCGTCGGCCAGCTCGCGGAGGTAGCCGACCTCGGTGCCCGCCAGCGGTTCCAGATCCGGCGCGGGCCCTTCGGCGCGGGTCGGCGCGAGGGCCAGCAGGGCGTCCAGCCCGAGTGAGGTGGCGACCTGACGGGCCGTGCGCCACACCTCGGCGTCCAGCTGCGGGCCGGCGGCGACGAGGACTCGGACACCGCTGCGCCGCAGCAGCTGCTCGACGTGTTCGGCGGCCAGGCCCGGGTTGACGGGTGCGGCGATACCCGCGGTCTGCGCGCCGAGCAGGGCGGCGGGCAGCTCGGCGGTGTTGGGCGAGAGCAGGCCGACCGCCGAGCGGCGGGTGACGCCGAGCGCGCGGAACAGGTTGGCGTTGCTCCGCACCCGGCCCAGTAGGTGGGCGAAGGTCACGGTGAGCGGATCCAGGTACCGCTCGGCGTCGGGCAGGGTGTGGAGTGCGGGCCGGTCGGGCCACCGGTCGGCGGCGCGCAGCAGGGTCTCGTAGGTGGTTCCGGGCAGGCCGCGCTCGCTCAGCGGTACGGCTTCGACGGCGGTCAGGTCCGCGGGTGTCTCGTAGGCGGGCCAGAGCAGCGGGGTGGTCATGATCGGCACCGTGCGCCTTCGCAGGGTCGGAGGTGGGGAGGGTGGTCAGAGAGCGCGCACGACCGTGCGCTGTTCGCCGAGGTCAATCGCGCGGTCGGCGGTGGCGATGCGCGTGGTGACGACGTCGCCGGGCTGCAGGTAGTCGGGGTTCTTCGCCTGGCGGTCGAAGAAGACCTGCCAGCGCTTGTGCGGCGGCAGCAGGGCGCCGAGGGTGGCGGCGAGCCTGCCGGGGGCCTTGAGCGCGGTGCCGCCGGGGGTGCCGGTGAGCAGTACGTCTCCGGGCTGCAGGGTCTGGAACCGGGCGAGCAGGCTCAGCGCCCGGGCGGGGCGCACGATCATGTCGGTGGTGCCGTGGTCCTGCCGGGTGACGCCGTTGACCTGGAGCGTCAGCCGCAGTTCGGCGAAGCGGGCGAGGTCGGCGGCGTCGGTGAGGACCAGCCGGGGGCCGAGCGGGGTGAAGGTCGGGTAGGACTTGCTCTCGTAGAACTGGGTCTTGGGCAGCTGGAGGTCGCGGGCGCTGATGTCGTTGGCGACGACCAGGCCGTGTACGTAGTCGGCGAGGTTCGCCTCGGTGACCTCGGTGCCGATCGGCAGGTGGGCGCCGATCACCAGGCCGAGCTCGACCTCGTAGTCGAGGAAGCGGACACCGGCCGGGCGGATGACGTCGTCGAACGGGCCGCTGACGGAGCCCGAGGCCTTGCGGAAGAACGCGGGCGGGACGGTGTCCGGGTCGAATCCCGAATCCACGGCGTGTGAACGGTAGTTGACCATCTGCGCGACGACCCGGCAGGGCGTGGTGACCGGGGAAGACAGCTCGTCGCCCGCCGGCTCCTCGCCCGCGAGGCCGGCCGCGGCCTGCCGGGCGGCCGCGTCGACGGCGGTGCGGTCGGCCAGCAGTTCGGCGGTGGTCGCGGCCCGGGTGGCGATCGCGTGCCACCTGCCGGCCGCGTCCTCCACCCACCATCCGGTGCTGGTCCGTACGACGGCGATGCTCATTGGCTCTCCTGCGTCCGTGCGCTCGGTGCGGATGCGCGGCCGGGCTGCTGCGATCGGATAACTGATACAACCATCAGCCTTGATGCCCTCATTCGTCAAGAGCCGTCAATGCTGATGAAACAATCAGATTGCTGGGCACGCGAAGCCGAGGTCGCTTCTGCCGCATGTACAAATCCGTCCGAACACGGCGGAAGGAGCCCGCTCCCCGCGCCGATGTCACGTCCCACACGCGCCCGGCCCCGGCGGCGGGCCGTGGAGGCCGGGGTGCGGAGGCCGGGGTGCGGACGCCGGGGTGCGGACGCCGGTCCGCCGGAATGCCGGGTCGTGATGCCGTCCATCAGCCGGACCGCACGGTCACCCCGGTCGTCCGCCGGGCCCGGCCCGGGCCCGGCCCGGCCCCGCCCGGGCCGGGACCCTCCGCGCTACGCGGGGGTGGTCGGCAGCGGCCGCCGGGCGATCTCGTGCGCGTCCTCGACTGCCATGCCCAGCATCCGCAGGACCAGCTCCGCCATCTGCTCACCGGCGTCGGGGGCGGTGCGCTCCGGGTGGCGCAGCCGGAGATCGATCAGGCCGAGCAGTGCCCCGCCCACCGCGGCCAGGGCGACCTGCGGGTCCGCGACGGAGAAGCGGCCGGACGCCGCCGCCTTCTCGATGTCCCGCAGCGCCCGCGGTGCGAGCCCGCTGTCGGAGTGGATGTGGCCGAGTCCGCTCCGCCGGAGGATCCGCATGATCTCCGGGTGGGACTCCACCATGGCAATGGTCAGGCGGACGCTGGCGGCGAAGGTCTCGGCCGGGTCCTCGATGCCGCCGACGACGGTGTCCAGCGCCGTCCCGTACTCCTCCAGGGCCTGGCCGACGGCCGCGTCGAAGAGCTCGCCCTTGGAGGAGAAGTGGTTGTAGAACGAGCCGAAGCCGACGTCGGCCCGCTCGGCGATCTCCTGGATGCTGACCTCCCCGTCACCGTCCGCGCGTTCGGCGAGGATCTGCCGCGCGGCCGCGATCAGCGCCTGGCGGGTCGCCGCTCGGCGGCGCTCGAACCGGTTCGGGGAGGAGGTGCTGGGCTGCTCGGCCATGAGCACATCGTAACCGGTTCGTACAGATGTGATGGGTTCATCACATCTGCTGCCGATTCAGGCCGGGTGGCCTCGGGCCGGGCGGGGCCAGGGGTGGGGCCGGCCGGGTCAGCGGGCCGGACCGTCCACCGTCGACAGGTCTCGCGCCACGTCCGCAGCCGTCTCCGTCGGCACCCCCAGGGCGATCAGGGTCTCGGTGGCGGTGGCCGTTCCGGCGGGATCCTCCCAGGCTCCGGCGTTGACGGCCTCCAGCAGGGCCAGGGTCAGCGCCTCCAGCGCCGATCCCAGGACGGCGGCCGGCAGGTGACGGTGGAACACCCCCGCATCCTGACCGCGCTCCACGGCCGCGACGACCGCGTGCCGCGCCGGCCTCAGCAACTCGTCGACCCGCTCGGCCCCCAGGTCCTGGAGGGCCAGCGACAGCAGCACCCGGTAGCGGTCCCCGACCTGCCAGATTCCGACGACGAGCCGGGCCAGCGAGCGCTCGGGTCCCTCGGCGGGGCGGGTCGGCGCGGTTGCGACGGTCAGCGCGTCCCGCAGGGCCTGCGAGGCCTCCTCGGCGAGCGCCTCCAGCAGCGCCGCACGCCCGTTGAAGTGCCCGTAGAGCGTGCGCCGCACCACGCCGGCGGCACGCGCGATCTCGTCGAGGGTCACCTCCGGGTTCGCGCCGAACTCCTGGCGGGCGACGGCAAGGATGCGGGCCCGGTTGGACCGGGCGTGACTGCGCCGGACCACGAACTCGGCGGACTCCCCCATGACGTCCCCTTCCTCTCCATGGCGACTCCTTCGCGTGAGCCGATCTCACGCCAATACTTGCACACGGGCGAGCAAGGAAACTAACCTGCACACGAGTGAGCAAGTATGGGATCCACCCCCGCTCCGCAAAGGACCTGCCATGCCCCTGATCGCCTCCACACCCGTGGCCCGGATGTCCCGCCCGTACCCCCGGCGCAGGTGGGCACTACTGGTGCTCTGCCTGAGCCTGCTGATCGTGGTGATGGCCAACACCTCGCTCATCGTCGCCGCCCCCGACATGACCCGTGACCTGGGCCTGGACAGCAGCCAACTGCAGTGGGTCATCGACGCCTACACCGTCCCCTACGCCGCGCTGATGCTCGTCCTGGGCGCCGTCGGCGACAAGTACAGCCGACGCGGGGCCCTGATCACCGGCCTGGCGGTCTTCGGCGCCGGCTCGGTGATGGGCAGCCTGGTGCACGACGCGAACGCCGTGATCGCCGCCCGCGCCGTGATGGGCACCGGCGCCGCCGTGATCATGCCGGCCACCCTGTCGCTGCTCGTCGCAACCTTCCCCCGCCACGAACGCGCCAGGGCGATCACCGCCTGGACCGCCACCTCCGGCCTGGCCATCGCGCTCGGCCCGCTGCTGGCCGGCTGGCTGCTGGAGAAGCACGCCTGGGGCTCGACGTTCCTGATCAACGTCCCGATCGCCGCACTCGCGATCGGCGCGGCGCTGGCCCTGGTGCCGCCGTCGAGGGCGACGGGCATGGGCCGGCTCGACCTCGTCGGCGGGCTGCTGTCCATCGTGTCGGTCGGGTCCCTCGTGTACGCCACCATCGAAGGCCCGCACTTCGGCTGGGGCGTCGGGCCGGTCTCCGCCGCCGTCATGGCCGGCGCCGGACTGCTTGCCTTCGTCGGCTGGGAACTGCACCATCCGCACCCGATCCTCGACGTCCGCACGTTCCGCTCCCGCGGCTTCACCGGCGCCGTGATCGCCGTCCTGATGTTCTTCTTCGGGACGTTCGGCGCCATCTACTACGCCACCCAGCACCTGCAGTTCGTCCTCGGCTACGGCCCGCTCGCCACCGGTGTTCGCCTGCTCCCGCTGGCCGGCGCGGTCTTCGTCGGCGCCGCACTGACCGGCGTCCTGACCCCGCGACTCGGCATGAAGTCGATGGTCGTGGCCGGCATGGCCATCGGCACCGCCGGCGTCCTGCTGCTGACCCGCATCGACACCGGCTCCACCTACACCGACTTCCTCGCGCCGCTCGCCATGCTCGGCTTCGCCATCGGCCTCAGTGTCTCCCCCTGCACGGACACCATCATGGAGGCGTTCCCGGAGAGCCGGCTCGGCGTCGGCGGTGGCGCCAACGACACCGCGCTGGAGCTCGGCGGCGCCCTCGGCATCGCCGTCCTCGGCTCCGTGCTCAGCACCGGCTTCCGCGCCGACCTCACCGACACGGTGGGCGACCGGCTGCCCGCAGCCGCACTGGAGACGGCCACGGACTCCATCGGCGGCGCCCTCGCGGTCGCCCGGCGCATGGCCCGGGACCCGCAGGTCGGGCCCGAGCAGGCCCGGGCCCTGGTGTCCGCCGCGAACCACGCCTTCGCCGACGCCGTCGCGCACACCAGCCTGGTCGGCGGGATCATCATGGCCGCCGCCACCGTCCTCGTGCTCGTCGTCCTGCCGAACCGGACGCCCGAGCACAACGGCATCAAGGCCGACGCCGGAGCCGACGCCGAAGCCGTCCCGATCGACGCCCGGCCCGGCCGTGGGTGACCGACCCGGGTGAGCCGGCTCGGAGGCCGAAGTAGCCGCCGCGAAGGCGCACTTGACCATCATTGATCGTGACCGGACAATCGCCGGGTGGTGATGCCTCTCGCGCTCCTCCGGATCCGCATGCTCGCCGCCGGAGCCGCCCTGGGCCTGGTCGTCCTGATCGGCTCGGTCGGCCTGCCTGCGAGGGCCGTGGCGGCGTCGGCCTTCCCACTCCCGGGCACCGAGCGGGACGGGCCCACGTACCCCACGAGTGTGTACCGGTACGACAGCGCCGACGCACTCAACACCGTTCCCGAGCCCAAGGCGGCGGACCTGCTCCCGATCGGGCCCAAGGAACTCTACGAACACGGCACACGGGAGCACATGCTCGCCCGTTGGAAGGCGTACGACAAGAAGGGCCTGACCTGGGAGAAGTTCCGGACCGTGTTCGCGACGAAGGTCTTCCGCGAGCCCGACGTGCTCGACGACGTCCCCATGCCCTCGGACCAGGTGCTGCAAGGCATCGGCATCCCCAAGCAGTACACCTGGGCCTCCCTGGACTTCATGTACGCGCACTGGAAGATCCAGAAGGAGGGCAGCGGGGTCGCGGACTGGACGGTGTGGCGCGCGGGGTACGTGAACGCGGCCAACAGCAGGCGCAAGGGCGAGGCGTTCGAGCAGCTGGTCCGCCAGGAGTACATCGAGAAGGAGAAGCCTCTCAAGGGAGGTGAGTGGCAGTTCAACAAGAGGGTGCCCAGGGACAAGCTGCCGCTCCTCTCGGGTCTGGGCCTCAACAAGGCGGACCGCCCGCTCGACGCCGCGGACTTCGACAGACTCAAGGTCATCCTGGAGATGAAGTCCGGCAAGAACGTCAACACCAAGGAGGGCAGGAAGCAGTTCGAGGACCTGATGAAAATCGCCAAGGCGACCGGCTGCCGGCTGATCGTCGCGTTCGGCGAGGAACCCACCGAGAAATCGCACACCGTGATCCGCGGTCTGGCGGCGCAGTTCGGTGTCCAGACCGACGTCCGGTACTTTCCGGCGATCGGACAGAAGGTGACACCGAAGTCCGGGGGCGGCACGCCACCACCGACCCAGGACACGGGCGGTGCCCCGGTCACCCCGGTCACCCCCGGCCCCTCCGGCGGGCCGAGCGGCGGGCCGGCCGGCGACGCGGCCACACCGCAGGTGCTGGCCGCGCCCGGCCAGATGCCGGCCGACAGCCCGATGGACGAGGCAGTGGAGGCCTCGGCCGACTCATTGCAGGACGCGATCCGGACCGGGTTGATCCAGGGCTGGCAGGACGAGGAGCTCGCCGCCGAGGGCGGTGACACGTCGTCGACCACCCAACCCGACCTCGGCGGCGTCGACTTCTCCACGCTCCAGCTGCGCTACGTCTCCGACACCTACCACAACGGGTCCGGCGTGCAGTACGCCTTCAAGGCCGACAAGCCGACCACCGACGAGCAGTCCTTCGGTGGACGACGCGCGGCCCGGCTCGCCTCGGACTCGTTCTTCGTCTGGCTGGAGCTGCCGCCGTCCGCCTTCACCGTCAACCTCAATCCGGACGAGCCCGACCGGATCATCGACGCACAGTTCGGCAGGACCGACGCCGGACGGGTGCTGCTGGAGGCCGACCTGGCGATGAAGAAACTGGTCGCGAAGTTCATCCACCCGGACACCCCGGGCGGCCGGACGTACTGGGACTCCCTGCAGGGCGACACCAAGTGTCTGTCCATGCGGCAGTGGATCGTGCCCGACACGGCCACCGTCCGCGACAACGGTGCCGAGCTCTACATCCTGGACGCGCCGCTGCTGGTGAAGATGGAGACGGACGTCATCAAAACCCAGGGCGTCGGGGACGCCGCCGGGTGCACCCAGCAGGACAAGGCCACCACTCGGTACAACGAGACCGTGTACCGCACGACGATCCTGCCGCAGGTCCAGGACGCGGTGAACCACGCGCCCGAGTTCGCCGACCTGCGCCGGGTCTACGCCAGCCGGGTCGCCGCCGAGTGGTTCCGCCAGCGCAGTGCCACCAAGCACACCGCGTACTCCGACCTCATCGGCAAGGGCGACATCGGCCGCTGGACCTCCCGGCAGCCCTGGACACCCCGTGAGGTCTTCGACCGGTACGTCCAGTCCTACAAGAACGGCGAGTTCAACGTCACGCACACCACCGCGCAGGGCGACACCGTCCGCACCCACACCTACGTCTACGGCGGGGTGGACTTCAGCCGGATCAACCAGAACCGGCTGAGCGCCGACGCGTTCGCCAAGGAACACCCGGCGGCGGCGGCCTCGGCACACGACGCGCTCTACGGCCCGAGCGGGGCGGGGCACGAGGTGTGGCTCGGCGGCCTGACCAGCTCCAAGCCGCTGCCCGAGGCGTACGCCAGGCCGGCGCCGGCGACCTCCAACCCACTGTTCTACGCGCTGGTACCCCTGCCACTGATCGCCTGGCTCGTGGGGGGCGGAGCACTGCTGCGCCGCCGCCGGGCGCTCGCACCGACGGAGGTCTGACCGATGACCACGAGGACGATGAGACCGTCGCCACCGCGTCCGGCCACCGAGGTCGCCGGGAGCTTCCTGTTCGCCGGGGTGGCGGCGCTGGCCCTGGTCGCCGCGGTCGGTGCGTTCTTCGCCGTTCCCGAGTTGAGTGACTATCAGAGCCAACGGGCGGCCGACGGCGCGGCGGGCGACCGCGCCACGTTCGGGCAGGTCGCGT
The nucleotide sequence above comes from Streptomyces sp. TLI_235. Encoded proteins:
- a CDS encoding EmrB/QacA subfamily drug resistance transporter, with the translated sequence MPLIASTPVARMSRPYPRRRWALLVLCLSLLIVVMANTSLIVAAPDMTRDLGLDSSQLQWVIDAYTVPYAALMLVLGAVGDKYSRRGALITGLAVFGAGSVMGSLVHDANAVIAARAVMGTGAAVIMPATLSLLVATFPRHERARAITAWTATSGLAIALGPLLAGWLLEKHAWGSTFLINVPIAALAIGAALALVPPSRATGMGRLDLVGGLLSIVSVGSLVYATIEGPHFGWGVGPVSAAVMAGAGLLAFVGWELHHPHPILDVRTFRSRGFTGAVIAVLMFFFGTFGAIYYATQHLQFVLGYGPLATGVRLLPLAGAVFVGAALTGVLTPRLGMKSMVVAGMAIGTAGVLLLTRIDTGSTYTDFLAPLAMLGFAIGLSVSPCTDTIMEAFPESRLGVGGGANDTALELGGALGIAVLGSVLSTGFRADLTDTVGDRLPAAALETATDSIGGALAVARRMARDPQVGPEQARALVSAANHAFADAVAHTSLVGGIIMAAATVLVLVVLPNRTPEHNGIKADAGADAEAVPIDARPGRG
- a CDS encoding TetR family transcriptional regulator, whose translation is MGESAEFVVRRSHARSNRARILAVARQEFGANPEVTLDEIARAAGVVRRTLYGHFNGRAALLEALAEEASQALRDALTVATAPTRPAEGPERSLARLVVGIWQVGDRYRVLLSLALQDLGAERVDELLRPARHAVVAAVERGQDAGVFHRHLPAAVLGSALEALTLALLEAVNAGAWEDPAGTATATETLIALGVPTETAADVARDLSTVDGPAR